A window of Pseudomonas putida genomic DNA:
AAGGCCTGCTGTGCAGGCATGATCTGGCCGCGATAGCTGACCTGGCCGACGCCCAGCAAGCTGATGCTGATATGTGCCATGTGGGTCAGGTACCCCACCGACCCCTGTTTCGGGACCTGTGGGGTGACGTGCTGGTTGAGCAAGGTCAGCAGCGCCTCGACCACCTTGCGCTGCAAGCCGGAACGGCCCTGGCAGAAGTTGATGATCGCCGCGCACATGATTGCCCGGGTCTGTTCGTCGGACAGCGCTGCGCCCACACCGCAGGCATGGCTGAGCAAGGTGTTGTGCGACAGCTGGCTGAGTTGTTCGTCCTGCAACGAAACATTGCACAAGGCGCCAAGCCCGGTGTTGACGCCATAGGCGCGGTCACCGCTGGAGACGATGCGCTGGACAATCGCCTGGGCGTTCTCGATCCGCGCCCACGCCGATGGGGCCAGCTCAAGCCTGGCGCCATGCCGGGCCACAGCCACCACGTCCTGCCAACGCACTGGCGCATCGGCGATGATGATTTTTTCGGCAAACGACATACACGCGGTTCCTTAAAGCGAAGCTACGCGACGCTGCACGAAACGATCGACGTATTCGTCCGCGGGCTGGTAGAGGATTTCTTTCGGCGTGCCGACCTGGACCAGGCGACCGTCCTTGAGAATGGCAATCCGGTTACCGATACGCACCGCTTCATCCAGGTCATGCGTGATGAAGACGATGGTCTTGTGCAGGGTTTTTTGCAGCTCCAGCAACTGGTCCTGCATTTCGGCGCGAATCAGCGGGTCGAGCGCACTGAAGGCTTCGTCCATCAGGATGATGTCGGTGTCGGCAGCCAGCGCACGGGCCAGGCCGACGCGCTGACGCATGCCGCCCGACAACTGGTGCGGGTAGGATTTCTCGTAACCCTTCAGGCCCACGGTATTGATCCAGTGCAGGGCGCGCTCCGCGCACATGGCCTTGCTTTCGCCGCGGACTTTCAGGCCGTAAGCGACGTTATCCAGCACGGTGCGGTGCGGCAACAGGCCGAAGCTCTGGAACACCATGCTGATCTTGTGCCGGCGGAATTCGCGCAGGGTTTGCATGTCGTATTGCAGAATGTCCTCGCCATCTACCAGGATCTCGCCGCTGGTCGGGTCGATCAGGCGGTTGAAGTGGCGCACCAGGGTTGACTTGCCAGAGCCCGACAGCCCCATGATCACGAAGATCTCGCCACTGCCGATGGACAACGAGAGATCGTTGACCCCGACCACACAGCCGGTTTCGGCCAGGACCTGATCCTTGGCTTTTTGCTGGCGGATTAGCTTCAGGGCCTCTTCGGCGCGTGTACCGAAGATCTTGAAGACATTCTTCACTTCGATCTTGTTCATCTTCTGCGTGCCGCTCATTTGCCCACCCCGTGCCGTGGTCGGCCATAGGCCTGGGTAATGCGGTCGATCACAACCGCCAGAATCACAATGGCCAGGCCCGCTTCGAGGCCGCGGCCCACATTCAGGGTCTGGATGCCGACCAGGACGTCTTCACCCAGGCCACGGGCACCGATCATCGAGGCGATGACCACCATCGACAGGGCCATCATGGTGGTCTGGTTGATACCGGCCATGATGCTTGGCAACGCCAGTGGCAGCTGCACGCCGAACAGTTGTTGCAGGCGATTGGCACCGAACGCGTTGATCGCCTCCATGACCTCGCCATCCACCTGGCGAATACCCAGGTCGGTCAGGCGAATCAGCGGCGGCGCGGCATAGATGACGGTGGCGAAGATCGCCGGCACCTTGCCCAGGCCGAACAACATCAATACCGGAATCAGGTACACGAAGCTGGGCATGGTCTGCATGATGTCGAGCAGCGGCATCAACACCGCCCGCAGGCGATCGCTGCGTGCCGAAAGGATACCCAGCGGAATGCCGACCAGGACCGATATCAGCGTTGCTACCAGCATCAGCGCCAGGGTCTGCATCAGCTTGTCCCAGAGACCGACCGCGCCGACCAGGAAGAGCAAGCCGACGATCACGGCGGTGGTCACGGCTTTACGGGTAGCGTGCCAGGCGATACCCGCGACGATGGCCAGCATCAGCCACCAGGGTATCGCGCGCAGCAGGCCTTCGAGGTTGACGATCGCCCACAGCAGGGTGTCGGAGATGTGCCGGAACACGTCGCCGTAGTTGGTAACCAGCGCATCGACCCAGCCATTGACCCAGTCGGCAATGGAAAACGTGAAGTTTTTGGGAAACATGGAATTCTCTCGAGCAAGTGCATGAAGCGGACTGTCGCGTGCCTTGTCCGGCAGACGCCGGACGAACCCCCACGTTCAGAGTGCCGCGTCCACCTTTTTGGCTGCGTCTTCGCTGACCCAGCTGTGCCAGACCTCGGGGTGCTCCTTGAGGAACAACCTGGCCAGTTCCGGCGACTCGATACGATCTTTGCTCATGCGCGCCAGGTTCTGGTTCAGCAGATCGATCGGCAGATTTACCTTTTCCAGCACCGCCACCAGTTCCGGCGCCTGCTCATGGAAGGCCTTCGACAGGCCCACCTTGATAGTCAGGGTTTTATCCACGCCTGGCTTCTCGTCCAGCTTGACCAGGTCGACCAGCCCCATCAGCGGCGTCGGCGACCAGTAGTAGAACAGGATCGGCTCGCCACGCTTGTAGCTCGACAACACGGCGGCATCCAGTGCCGGGCCGGTGCCCGGGCGGAAGTTGGTGTAGCTGCTTTCCAGGCCGTAGCGCTTGAGCATCTCGCTGTTGTCCAGCTCGCAAGTCCAGCCGGCCGGGCAATTGTAGAAGCGCCCCTTGTCCGGTTCTTCCGGGTCCTTGAATACCTGGGCGTATTGCCCAAGATCGGCGATGGTCTTGAGGTTGGGTGCCTTGGCTTCGAGTTTGCGCCTGGCATCGCCTTCGATCACATAGCGCGGTACATACCAGCCTTCGACCGCGCCAACGACCGGCGCGCCGACGCCAACCACCTTGCCGGCGGCCGCAGCCTTGTTCCAGACCTCGCTGCGCCCTACCCACTCTTCGGCAAAAACCTGGATATCGTTGCTGCTCAGGGCGTTTTCCATGGAGATGGAATTACCTGGCAGGCTGTCGGTCTCGCAGCCATAACCGTTTTGCAGCACGAACTGCATCACATCCGTGAGCAGCATCCCGCTTTCCCAGTTCAAACCGGCGAATTTCACCGGTTTGCCAGACTCGCACCAACCGGCCGCCTGGCTGGCGCCAGCGGCCGCCAGCAGCCCGAAAGATAGTGTCGTGGTCAGCAGAGCCTTTGTAATTTTCATTGTGACGCTCCCAAACAAGAACATGAATTGCAGCAGTCGAGGGCATCCGGCCCAATGAGGGTCGCCAAACGGGCTGATGAGCCTTGCAATCGGCATCGGCGTGGCACCTGTGATCAGTGGCCACTGCGCAGGAGAAATATTTCACAACCTCAAAAAAGGATAAAATAATATGTCCTGATGTATCACCACGGAAAAACCTATGAAGTTCACATTGCGACAACTGCGCTATGCGCTCGCAGCGGCCAAGCACGGGAACCTGACGACTGCCGCCATGGAACTTCATGTTTCACAGCCCTCCATTTCGGCGGCCATCACCGAACTGGAAGAGGTGCTGGGCCAATCGACTTTTCGTGCGCCAGCGAGGCCTCGGCATCTCGCTGACCCCGTTCGGTCGTACCGTCATGGTCCAGGCCCGTCGCGTTCTGAGCGAGGCGCGGACCTTTGCCGAAATCAATGCCAATGCCGGGGAGTGTGTCGGAGAACTGGTGGTCGGGTGTTTCGAAGACCTGGCCCCTTATTGCCTGCCACAAATCGTGCGGCGGATGCAGGAGTCCTGCCCGAGGGTCACGGTCGACATGCGCGAAGGCAGCTTCGATTATGTTGGCAAGCGGCTGAGCGAGGGCGCGATAGAACTGGCAATCACCTACGACCTGGGTCTACCACCGAACACTCAATGCACTCAGCTGTGTCAGCTGACGGCTCAGGTACTGCTGTCGGCCGATCACCCGTTGGCCAAGGAGTCGCGCGTCAGTCTCGAAGCGCTAGCCGCATACACCCTGGTCGTCACCGACCAGGTCCACAGCTGGCAGCATGTACTGGACCTGTTCAGCTTCCACGATCTCTCACCCGCCGCTGTGCACCGTGTGCGCACGTTCGAGTTGCAGCGTAGCCTCGTCGCCAACGGGTTTGGCGTAGCGCTGATCTATACCCGGCCATTTGGTGACCGTAGTTATGACGGTCAGGCGCTGGTATGCAGGCCGACACTGGAGAAACTGCCAACACATAGCATCGTATTGGCGCATGATCAGCGCTATCCGCTGACACCTTCGGCTGAGGCATTCAAGGAGCTGGCGGTGGCGTGGTTCGCGGAACGACCGTCGTTTGCGTCCGAATGAAGCTACCCTGCTCGCCCCCGTCATGACGTGGGCGCCGTCATTGGATCAAGCTGGCTACAGCAGCTTCAACCCAGCGGTGATTGGCTTGGCTCCGCCTCCTCCTGCCTGAAAATACGCAATCCGCGCGCCTGATAATTTTGCAGCGCGGCAGGATGGTCAAATGTGCATGTATGTACCCACACCCGCTCTGTACCGGGCCATTCCCACGCAGACCGAATAGCGTGACTCAGTAGCGCTCCGCCAAAGCCTCCCCCCAGGAACTGGGGTGCCAGGCCAAAGTAGCGGATTTCGCAGTTGCAGCCGTCGGGGCGATAAAGTTCGTAATAGCCGGCTATCGCACCTCGGTGATAGGCAACCCAGGTACGGTGGCACTCCTGTTCAACGAGTGCCTGCCATTCGGCACTACTCCAGCCATCAAGATCGCCCCACTCCCAAGGCGTTCCTACCAGCTTGTAGAGAAACCGGTTGAACGCCCCCTGAGGCACTTCACATTCGATGACCTGAAGGTCATGACGCTGGGGTTTTTCCTTCAGCTCGCAAGCCGAGGTCATTTCCAGGTAATAAGTGATGCAAGACCGTTCCATCGTAGACTCTCTGCGTCTTCCCGTTAGCGATCAGCCAAGCATGCCAGCAGCGGCTCCACGGCGGCTACACCTGATGTCTGCTTCAGCTGGAAAGCAAATCCGGCAAGTGAGCCGGGCTCCCACAGGGACCACGAAATCCTTAGCCCTGCGCAGTCACTGTGGGAGATTACCTAGCCCTCTGGGCTGCGCTGTCGCACAGGGACTAATGTTCGAGAGCGTTCACGGTCCCTTGTGGGAGCGGGCGTGCCCGCGAACACCGGCGGAGCCGGTGCCATACACCGCGTTTGCCGTTTCGCGGGCACGCCCGCTCCCACAGAACCCTGCTAATCAGTGATTTATGTGTTGTTCCATGAGAGCCGGGCTCCCACAGGGACCGCGAAATCCTTAGCCCTGCGCCGTCACTGTGGGAGATTACCTAGCCCTCTGGGCTGCGCTGTCGCACAGGGAATAATGTTCGAGAGCGTTCACGGTCCCTTGTGGGAGCGGGCGTGCCCGCGAACACCGGCGGAGCCGGTGCCATACACCGCGTTTGCCGTTTCGCGGGCACGCCCGCTCCCACAGAACCAACGTGTAAACGACCACCGGGCTCGATATCGGCCCGGTGATTTTCACCACCTTACCAATTGTGCGTATAACTGGCAGTCAACACGGTGCCTGGTGCCGGCAAGTGGCTGGTGTTGTTGTTATTGCGCAGCAACTGGCTGTAGAGCGGGTAGTAGTCGCGATTGAACAGGTTCTGGATGCCGACGCTGACCTTGTCGTCAGGGGTGACCTGGTACTGGCTGACCAGGTCCACTGTCGTGTAGGTACTCACCTGATGCCGGCCAAAGCTGTCCACGCCATCGAGCCTGTAGTCCTTGGCGTCAAAGAACGTGGCCTGCAGGCGGTTGCTCCAGTCCAGTGTCGGCTTGTACTGGACGTAGGCAGTCAGCTTCAGGGGCGGAACGCGATAGCCGGTCATGTCCTGCCAACCTTTACCGTCCGGTTTCTCTCGCCCACGCATCCACGTCGCACTTCCCCCTGCGCCCCACACCGCATCGTCCGATAGCCAATCGGCGCTGGCTTCAGCCCCGTAGATGCGCTCCTTGGTGCGGGTCAGAATCAGGCCATTGTTGAAACTTTGCACGTCCCCCAGTTTGGAGGTGGTGTAGAACAGGGCCAGGGTGCCCAGGGTGTTGCTGCCCAGCTCGCCTCGCCAACCAAGTTCGTAGTTGTTGGTTTTGACCGGCTCCAGGTTCGATGCGTCGATGTCGAAGCCGCGGCGCGCATTGCGCAGTTGAATGCCCACGTCAGGCAACTGGAAGCCCTGGCTGAAGGAAGCGTAGATTTCCTGGCCGAGTACCGGCGAATAGACGATGCCTAGGTTCGACAGCACCGCATCGTAATGAATCTCTCCCCCCTTCACCGCAACAGGGGCGGCAGCCCTGGATTCGGACAACGGGACGAAGTCATCGAATTCGGCGGTGGAGTATTCATAGCGCAGGCCACCGTCGACCGACCAATGCTCATCGAAGCGATGCTGTAGCTGGGCGAACGCACCGGCGCTTCGGGTCTTGAGCGGCGGCATGTAGGTGAGCTTGCCAGTCTTGTCGAAGACCAGGCCGCCACTGGCGTCGTAAGCCGCAGGGTCGAAGACGTCGAGCGGCATGTCACTGCGCTCCTGGTTATAGTCGCCCCCCCACACCAATTCGGTGCTCCCGCTATCGCCAAGTGGCGTGCGCAGGGTCAGGCGGCTACCGAAAACTTCGCTGTTCTGCATGATCTGGTCGACGTTGCCGCCACGCGTGGCAACGGCCCGGGCGTCGAACGGGGTGAAGCGGGTGAAGTAGTCCCGGTAATACACCTGGGCAGAAAGCCGGCTGCCGAGAATGTCGAGATGCTCGTACTCCAGGTTCAGCAGTGTGTTGCGAATGCGGTTCTGTTCGTCGAGATCCAGGCCCTTGATCGCATTGGCCGGCACCGAGCCTGCGGGGAGTTTCGCGACGCTTGGGTCGGTAGCATAGTCGGTGTCCTGGAGTGCATCGTAATGGCTGACGGCAAGCTGGATTCGCTGGTTCTCGTCAATGTGCAGCCCCAGCTTGCCGCCAATGTTGTAGATGTTCGAATCGAACAGGTCGCCCTGACTGGGCTCTGGAGCGATCCGGTCGCCGTGTGCATCGTACGAGGCACCGATGTGACGGGTACCGAAGTCGAACGCGTAGTCCACCGCGCCCTGAGAGCCGGCGAAATACTGCTGGAACTGCCCCCCCAGGCCATCGCTGCCCAGGCGGGTAACTGGCGAGGTCGCGCTCAGGCTGGTTTCGGCACGGTTTTCGCCACCAGCAGGCCGGGTGGTGATGGAGATGATGCCCCCAGTGGCGCCGCTACCGTAGATGGCGCTGCTGCCACGAATGACTTCGACCCGTTCGATCAGTGCCGGGTCGATGTTGGCCAGGTTGCGCGAAGAGTCACGGTTGGTATTGAGCGGCACTCCGTCGACCATGACCAACATGCTGCGCCCGCGCAGGGTCTGGCCATACTCGGTGACGGTGCGGCTGGAGTCGGACATGCCCGGAATCGCCTTGGCCAGTACCGTGGCCAGGCTCTCTGAACCCTGGCGCAGCTCCTGCAGTTGTTCATGCTCGAGCACGGTGGATTGCCGCGTCGCGGACACCAGGCTGCTGCTGGTGCGCGAGGCCGTGATTTCCATCTGCGCCATTTCCACGGGCACGCTCTGGGTTTCGCGACTGGAGGCAGGGGCAGCTTGCGCGATGATGACGAAGGTGCGCTCATCCTTGGCCTGTACTTGCAAGCCACTGTCCTTGAGCAACGTTTGAAGTGCTTCTTCGGCTGTAAACCGCCCTTTCACCGCGGGCGCGTTTCGGCCGGCACCGAGATCGCTGGCAAAGATGATCTGGACTGCAGACTGCTGCGCAAGGGCGTTGATGGCCTCCCCCAGTGGCGCGGCAGGGAGGTCCACGTCCACCCTTTCCTGGCCCTGGGCCGACATTGCGATGAGCAGGCTACTGGCAAGCAATGACAGGCGTAGTTGGCGACTGCGGAGGGGGAAATGCACGTCTCGAGTTCCTTTTTCTGGTTGGCTTTTTTCAATAGCCGCCACGGGAATCAGGAAACCCTACCTGCGCCTGAGAATTATTTTCTTGTCGATTTACGTTGAATCCGCACGCTGCCATCCGCTTGCTTCAACACGGCGACTGGCAGGATGCTGGGTAACAGATCCAGCAGCAGGTCGACATTGTGCGCCTCGAAGACCCCTGTCACCTTGAGTGCAGCCAGGCTCGGGTCGCTCAGCTCGATGGATGCCTTGCGATAGTGACGCAGCAACGACACCGCTTCATCCAGCGGCGTCTGCTCGAACACGATGCGATCATCTTTCCAGGCCATCGCCTTCGCGGCATCGACCCTCGCCACTGGCATCAGTTGCCCGCCAATCGAGTCGACCTGTTGCCCCGGCCTGAGGGTGACAGGCGCTTGCGCTGCGCCAGCCACGGCGACGTCCACGCGGCCACGGGCCAGGGTCACACGAACCGCGTCGTCATCCAGGCGGCGCACATTGAACAGCGTACCGAGCACCTCGACTTTTGCCAGGCCAGCTGACACTACGAAGGGGCGGTACACCGCCGAGGACACATCGAAGAGCGCCTGCACCGGCGCGCAGGTCGACTTCGCGGCTGAGCAGGCGCCAACTGATAGCGAGCTGCGTGTTACTGTCGAGCAGGAGTTTGCTGCCATCGCTCAGCAGCACAGCGCGGCGCTCACCTGTGGCGGTAGCGAAACGCTCGCTCTTGTAGGCGGGGTTCAGCCAGGCCAGGGCGGCAAAGGCGATCGCCACCGCTAGCGCGATACCTGCTGACTTTACCGCCCTGGAGGGCGCTGGCCTGGACGGCGGCAAGGGGAACAGGTGCTTGAGCGCTTCCCGGTGTCGCTCAAGCGCCTCGTCCAGTGGCGCCTGTTCGGGCTGCCTGGTCATGGATGCACCTCGTCGCGCCCAAGCCGTTGCCTGCACGCCGCCAACCCCAGGCGCAGGTGCTTTTCTACAGTCTTGATGGAAATACCGAGGCGAGCGGCTACTTCGGCCTGGGGAATTTCGTGAACCTTGTGCATGACAAAAACGGCCTGGCAGCGCGGTGGAAGGTCTGCGATAGCGCTCACGAGCAGTTGAAACTCGCGCTCGGCGTCATACCGGCTCATCGGGGTGGCTGCCGGGCAGGCTACCTCAGGGAGTTCGGCAACTGCCTCTACCCAGGCGCCTCGGCGGCGATCACTACGATAGCGGCTCACAGCGGTATCGTTGGAGATTTTTCGAAGCAAAGCCAGCGGGGTCCGCACGTCTTCTTTCTCACCGCGCTCCAGCAACTGCACGCACACATCATGCACGACATCGCGCGCCATGCTTCTGTCACCGAAGCGTCGGCGAATGTGCTCCACCAGTTCGTCATAGTGACGTACCAATGTAGACAGCAGCGTCGGTTTGGCGGGATCGAACGACACGATGCATCCTGGAAGAGGGCTAGGCGCCGAAAAGAGGATGCAAGTG
This region includes:
- a CDS encoding glycine betaine/L-proline ABC transporter ATP-binding protein, with protein sequence MSGTQKMNKIEVKNVFKIFGTRAEEALKLIRQQKAKDQVLAETGCVVGVNDLSLSIGSGEIFVIMGLSGSGKSTLVRHFNRLIDPTSGEILVDGEDILQYDMQTLREFRRHKISMVFQSFGLLPHRTVLDNVAYGLKVRGESKAMCAERALHWINTVGLKGYEKSYPHQLSGGMRQRVGLARALAADTDIILMDEAFSALDPLIRAEMQDQLLELQKTLHKTIVFITHDLDEAVRIGNRIAILKDGRLVQVGTPKEILYQPADEYVDRFVQRRVASL
- a CDS encoding proline/glycine betaine ABC transporter permease, with the translated sequence MFPKNFTFSIADWVNGWVDALVTNYGDVFRHISDTLLWAIVNLEGLLRAIPWWLMLAIVAGIAWHATRKAVTTAVIVGLLFLVGAVGLWDKLMQTLALMLVATLISVLVGIPLGILSARSDRLRAVLMPLLDIMQTMPSFVYLIPVLMLFGLGKVPAIFATVIYAAPPLIRLTDLGIRQVDGEVMEAINAFGANRLQQLFGVQLPLALPSIMAGINQTTMMALSMVVIASMIGARGLGEDVLVGIQTLNVGRGLEAGLAIVILAVVIDRITQAYGRPRHGVGK
- a CDS encoding ABC transporter substrate-binding protein, encoding MKITKALLTTTLSFGLLAAAGASQAAGWCESGKPVKFAGLNWESGMLLTDVMQFVLQNGYGCETDSLPGNSISMENALSSNDIQVFAEEWVGRSEVWNKAAAAGKVVGVGAPVVGAVEGWYVPRYVIEGDARRKLEAKAPNLKTIADLGQYAQVFKDPEEPDKGRFYNCPAGWTCELDNSEMLKRYGLESSYTNFRPGTGPALDAAVLSSYKRGEPILFYYWSPTPLMGLVDLVKLDEKPGVDKTLTIKVGLSKAFHEQAPELVAVLEKVNLPIDLLNQNLARMSKDRIESPELARLFLKEHPEVWHSWVSEDAAKKVDAAL
- a CDS encoding LysR substrate-binding domain-containing protein, translating into MRQRGLGISLTPFGRTVMVQARRVLSEARTFAEINANAGECVGELVVGCFEDLAPYCLPQIVRRMQESCPRVTVDMREGSFDYVGKRLSEGAIELAITYDLGLPPNTQCTQLCQLTAQVLLSADHPLAKESRVSLEALAAYTLVVTDQVHSWQHVLDLFSFHDLSPAAVHRVRTFELQRSLVANGFGVALIYTRPFGDRSYDGQALVCRPTLEKLPTHSIVLAHDQRYPLTPSAEAFKELAVAWFAERPSFASE
- a CDS encoding GNAT family N-acetyltransferase — its product is MERSCITYYLEMTSACELKEKPQRHDLQVIECEVPQGAFNRFLYKLVGTPWEWGDLDGWSSAEWQALVEQECHRTWVAYHRGAIAGYYELYRPDGCNCEIRYFGLAPQFLGGGFGGALLSHAIRSAWEWPGTERVWVHTCTFDHPAALQNYQARGLRIFRQEEAEPSQSPLG
- a CDS encoding TonB-dependent receptor; this encodes MHFPLRSRQLRLSLLASSLLIAMSAQGQERVDVDLPAAPLGEAINALAQQSAVQIIFASDLGAGRNAPAVKGRFTAEEALQTLLKDSGLQVQAKDERTFVIIAQAAPASSRETQSVPVEMAQMEITASRTSSSLVSATRQSTVLEHEQLQELRQGSESLATVLAKAIPGMSDSSRTVTEYGQTLRGRSMLVMVDGVPLNTNRDSSRNLANIDPALIERVEVIRGSSAIYGSGATGGIISITTRPAGGENRAETSLSATSPVTRLGSDGLGGQFQQYFAGSQGAVDYAFDFGTRHIGASYDAHGDRIAPEPSQGDLFDSNIYNIGGKLGLHIDENQRIQLAVSHYDALQDTDYATDPSVAKLPAGSVPANAIKGLDLDEQNRIRNTLLNLEYEHLDILGSRLSAQVYYRDYFTRFTPFDARAVATRGGNVDQIMQNSEVFGSRLTLRTPLGDSGSTELVWGGDYNQERSDMPLDVFDPAAYDASGGLVFDKTGKLTYMPPLKTRSAGAFAQLQHRFDEHWSVDGGLRYEYSTAEFDDFVPLSESRAAAPVAVKGGEIHYDAVLSNLGIVYSPVLGQEIYASFSQGFQLPDVGIQLRNARRGFDIDASNLEPVKTNNYELGWRGELGSNTLGTLALFYTTSKLGDVQSFNNGLILTRTKERIYGAEASADWLSDDAVWGAGGSATWMRGREKPDGKGWQDMTGYRVPPLKLTAYVQYKPTLDWSNRLQATFFDAKDYRLDGVDSFGRHQVSTYTTVDLVSQYQVTPDDKVSVGIQNLFNRDYYPLYSQLLRNNNNTSHLPAPGTVLTASYTHNW
- a CDS encoding RNA polymerase sigma factor, with the protein product MSFDPAKPTLLSTLVRHYDELVEHIRRRFGDRSMARDVVHDVCVQLLERGEKEDVRTPLALLRKISNDTAVSRYRSDRRRGAWVEAVAELPEVACPAATPMSRYDAEREFQLLVSAIADLPPRCQAVFVMHKVHEIPQAEVAARLGISIKTVEKHLRLGLAACRQRLGRDEVHP